AAAGGGCATCATCAAGAGGAAAGCGATAATTGATATATCTAAGAAAAATGGCAGATCAAATTCATTTTTTCTCCATTTCCCAAACATATCTTTAAAAAGGTATAAGACTACAGGCAAACCAAAGAAAAAGGCAATATTGAAAACAATATGTTCAAAGAATTGATTTTCAAAGAGCCATTTGAGCCCACGATGAAACCAACCTGCTGTATTAAAACCGGCTTCTATAGCAGACTTGGCTGGTGTAACCGGAAATAACCAATAAAACGAGGATATAACAAAAGATGCTATAAGAATCTTAACATTTTGGTAGTAAAATTTATAAGTCAATACTATTATTGGGAAAAGGTATATACAAAATAAACAAATATAAAAAATAAGAAAATTAATATGAAAGTTCATTTTTTCTCCCAAATATAGATTTTTCAGCTCATTTTCCGGTGTTAATCCTTTCCATAGAAATATAAGAAATAAAAAAGGTAAAAATGCAATAAAGATGGAAATTAACATCTTTAAAACAACGCGTTCTTTTCCCTTTATGTATTTGATCAGGTAAAAAATGGCTCCAGCCAGAAGGATGAACGATAAATATTGTCTGCATAATAACGCACAAGCTGCAGAGATGGCAAATACAAAAGGATTTTGTCTGACAATTGCAAAGCAACAGAGTATCAGGAAGAACATTGCCAGCATATCAGTATAGACCAAAAAGCTCAAAGCAACCATATAGGGAATAATTACAAGGTAGATAGATGCTAATAATGCGATTTTACCATCATCAAATATTATAAAAAATAACCGATGATAAAGTAGATAAGTCAACAGAGCAATTATGATAGAAAAAATCCGTAGCTTATAGATTTCAAAACCAAAGACTTGCCCCCAGAACGCATATAACAGAAATGGCAATGGAGTAGACATCTCTTCGTAGTGTTTTAAATTGTTCAAACTAATTTCCTCACCGAAAAGAGCGATTGTTTTAATAAAATGAAATTCATCATGTTGAGGATACTTCAAATCCATCACATATGAATCGGTTATATAGATCACAAGGGTATGAAAAAGTATTATGGAAACAATAAACCATTTTAGTGAAACAGTATATTTTGTCATGGCGACTTATATAATTCGGTTGTAATTCAATAGCAACTCAATAGTAATTCTAATTAGTGTCTGTCTATAAAGTCGAATGTTTAATATATTATAGTAAAAACATAACTTCGTAAGTTGATTAAAAAGTCGGCAGTCCACAGTCGGCAGTCAGCAAATTTGCCAACTGCCAACTGCCGACTGCCAACTTAATGTTGAAACTTTGGATTTTCATTAACGAATATTTTTGACATTATAGACAGACACTAATTAATTACCATAGAATTACTTTAGTACTTCTCTTAATACCTGTAAAGATTTAATTTTTCCTATACTTTCAATGTGTATGCTGTAGAATTTTATTAATAGGTCTATGATATTGTTTCTTATCAGATTGTTTGATTTGATTACATAGTTATAATCAGAGGATAGGTAATTGTTCATCGTATTGATTAGATCGCTGTCATATTTAACTTGTATATTGTTATCTATATATTGCTTATCCCAGGAATGAATTTGATTTACGATCTCCTGTGCTGATTGAGGTTCAAATCCTAAATATTTAGATAGCCGCATTAAAAATATTATATGAAAGTTTTCAAAGTTGGTTTCCAACTCATCTAAGATTCTTATTGAGCTATGTAAAAATTCAAATTTTTGTCTATTGAGCGATTCAATTTTAACTGTTCTACTTAAAATTTCAGTTATAAATAAGGCGATACTGGTTTTTTTAATATCATAAGGGATGCTTTTAAAAGGGGCATTACATTTTATTTCTGAGATACGATTTATACTTTTATTGCTTTTGTGATATACGACCAAATCTAATAATGTCAGGGGTTGATATAATGCAATGCCGGTTTTTGTATTTTTTGTTCTGACACTATTTACAATATATGATTGCAGCCCGAATTCTTCGGTAAAGATTTTGACGATTATTGAGGTTTCCTTGTATTTAATAAAATTAAGTACGATCCCCCGGGTTTTGAAAAGCATAATTCTACATGAGAGATGCCTAAAATACTTAAAATTTTAGGCATTTCTTATTCTTTAACTGCAATTTTAGCAACATACGAATCTTCTTTATCTTTAGTAGTGCTGAAAATCATATAAACGCCAGCTTTAACTCTATTTCCATTATAATCATTAACATTCCAAACAGCCATACCACCCTCGGCTTGAGTTTCATAGACCAAATTACCTGAAACATCTGTGATCTTTACGATCGCGTCAATAGCCAATCCTTTTATTCCTACCCACCCATAAAAATCAGGTTCTACCGGATTGGGGAAAACCTCAACGTTATTATGTACACTTTTACTTTCTGTAGAAGTTCCCCTGAAAGAAATTATTCCTTTATCCGTTCCAATAAACACCTCTCCGGTTTTGGCATGAATGACAATATCAATAATATTGTTTGATAAAAGAGGGCTATTATCTGCAGTGAAATTAATAATTTCTTCAGTAGCCCCATCATCAAACAACCATAAGCCATTACGCGATCCTATCCATTTTCTGTTACCACCGTCAACAGCTATGGTGGTGATTTGTTCGGTCTCTAATAAAGGTCTTTGGCCAAAGATTGGAGTGCTTGCATTAAGATCTCCATCAGTAAAATCAGTAAAAACAGAGGAAGGATTATAAAAAACGGCAACGCCTTTATTTGTCCCAACCCAAATATCTCCGTTTTTATCTTTTGTAATACATTGGACATTAATGTCAGGCAAGCCACCGTTACCAGTAATATCTGTCAAATGTATTGCTGGATCATTTTTATAATTTTCCGGTATAACTAATATTCCATATTCATTTGATTGGTCAAGCCTTATCCATTTATAGTTATTATCATCAATAACAATATCCTTTGGAAAGCAGAAACCAAAATCAAAAGACTCCCAGGTTTCATCTATTTTTTTTACATGTATATATGGACCACCACCGCATTCATTTGCACAATCAGATTGCCAGTTTGATATCCACAAATTCCCACCTTTATCTACTGCTAACCCTGTAACCATTACAGAAGGACTACCTGCTTGACAAGAATTTTTAATTGTGCTATTAAGGTCATTATGAACAACCAATAAATCAGACGGCCATCCGGCCTGTTGTTCAAAAAGCCCATAACCCATAGAACCAAAATAAATTTTATTGTCAACTGGATTTTTCACCATCGTTATAAGGCTATTCATAACAGGTGTTGCAGGGTATATATGCTCCCATTGCTCGTCTTTAAAAAGCGAAAATCCTACTCCTCCCCACTTACCAAAACCACCCGGTAAAGTATAAATTCCACCATCACTATAGTAAAGTTTTACGACATCTGATGAGAATGGCCCGTTAGGATAATAACTTTTGTAGGGATTATCTTTATCACTGACTAACCCATTTACCCCATCTGCTATCCAAACAAACCCTTCACTATCAAAAGCTGCTTCTGAAGGATAATTAAATAATTTATTGGTAAGTATAGTAAGGCTGTCATTCTTATTTAGGATTATTATAGAATTAGATTCAGTAATAAGCAATTTATCAGCAGAAATTTTCATATCACTTATGCCTCCTGATAAAGGGATATTAGTTTTTTGCCAGTATTTACCATTGTAAAAATGGATAACATTTTCATTGAGAAGTCCTGTATAAACTTTATTATTAAATGAAGCAATTGCATATGCTTTTTTGCCGGATATATTAATGTTAGAGGCAGGAATTATCACAGTGTTAGTTTCGATGGACATCACAGAATCAGGAAACACAATTGATGAGTCAGTGGCATTGCCAAGGGTATCGAATTGGTAATTATTATAATATGTTGGCCATACAATAAGTGTATCTGTGGGAACAAAGGGTGAAACAGAATCATTAAACAGGATTAACTGTATTTGTGATTTAGGTAAAGAATCTACAATATAGGTAGCTGTATCAAAAGTATAATTCCATGAGGTATCGTACATAAAAGCTATGGAGTCTAAAATGTTTCCATTAACAGTAAAGTTATAAACAGTAGAATCGCTAAAGGATAACCAATTATTAAAATCCAGTAAGTTTATATCAGGCGCTAAACGGGCTGCCATAACCCCGTTAGCCGTTGCTAAAAAAAGGCTGTCATTATTCATTGTAGTACCAAAAACTTCAATTTGCGCCCCATTATTACCCAACTCACTATAGGTTTCTTTTACTTCAAGTTTTCCGTTTTTGATGTCGGGATTGTAATATGATAAGTCTAAAACAACAATTCCAAAGGCGCAGGATAAATATGCCATATCAAGAGAATCTATACCATTTCTATCTTTGAATTCAGCAAAATATATATGGTTGATAGTTTTCTCGCCTACTATATTATTGCTCCTTTCTATATCATTAACATTTATGATTTCATTTCCCTTTAACAGATCAATGTTACCATTCTCGTAGCCGATCAATAGTATATCTAATTTGGTATTATAATTAATTTTGGAGATGTTAATATCACTAAAGCCATCAATTTTAGAAAGCGGCCTCAGGCTGTTATCATCTTTATCAAAATAGAAAAAACCACTTTCAGTTGCACAATAAACTTTATTTCCAACGATCGCAACGCTTTTACCAACTCTGTATGAGAGATGTGTCCTCCAGGTACCGATAGGAATACCCTGGCAGAGCGTATCAGTATAAAAAAACAGTGTAAACAATAAAAGAAAGAGAATTTTCATTTGTTCTTTAGTTTTGTTTTATAACTTTACAAACAAAAAAATATTATAATGCAGGGTAAATTAAATATTTCTGAAATTGAAAAATATGCTTCTGATTTATCAAATAAATTAGCTGGAAATTATTTTCATGAAAATGAATTTATAGGGGCTAAACAAATTACAGACTTTTGTAATATCAGGCAGGTAAATTTATTCATGCTGAAAATTTTATTTAACAAATGGCAAGATGAAACAGCTAAACTTCAAAGCCCCTGGTTTGATTATCAGCATGTAGAGGTTAAAGATGCGTTGCAGCAATTTTTAAATATTTTATCAAGGCATATATCTCTTCAAAAAGATGTTTTTCAGGAATTGCTTACAGAAGCTATAAAAGACACCTTAATTCTTGCTCTCTCGCCTCATATTTATTTCCACAATGTCATTGCGACCCCGAGCCCAGCGAGGGGGAAGCAATCTCCGGATACAAATCAGGATCGCAATGACATCTTAAAACAATTGAAGCAACTTACTAAATATATTAAGATAAATAAGATTTTGGTCTCTGATTTAATGGCAAGGATTGAGAGTGAACAAGAAACGATTTTTACAATTGAAACAACAAAAAAAATATTTGATGAAATACTTCATGAGCATAAAAATCAGCTTGATGATCCTGAAAGCATAATAGAAGTTTTTTCTGAGTTGTCCCCTTTATCAATACAAAAGCTTTTTGGTAGGAATTTCTCCTTCTCCAAAGGAGTCCGGAGTCCTTCGGACAGTGGGTTAGGGGATAGTGTTGATCAAGCTGAAACTATATCACTCAATAAAAGATATAGAAAAGAGCAGCTCAGCTTGAATGATAGCTTGAAACCATCCCAGACTACACTCCACCAAAGTCATGCACTTAAAGCTATTGTAACCCTTAGCAAGGCAATAGCCTTAAACCAGCGTCACTTTTTCATCAATGAGCTTTTTAATAGTGAGTACAGTGCCTACGATCAGGCAATAGAAAAAATTGACTTGTGTAAGAATTATAACGAGGCAATATCATTGGTTACAGAAAACTACGCAGTGCAGTATAACTGGAATATGGATAAAAAACCGGTAGGGGAATTTTTAGAGCTAATTGAACGGAGGTTTCAAAGCGCATAGAAGTCCCCCTAACAGTCGGCAGTCCACAGTCGGCAAAAAAATCAGTCGGCAGTCGGCAGTCCACAGTCGGAAAAAAAATCAGTCGGCAGTCGGCAGTCCACAGTCGGCAAAAAAATCAGTCGGCAGTCGGCAAAAAAGGAAATAACAATCAAACCATTAAAACAATATGGCAACTGGATTTAGAAACTTAACCGTGTATAAAAAAGCATTTGTACTTGCAATGGATATTTATTATGTTAGCAAGAAATTTCCTAAAGATGAACTTTACTCTTTGACCACTCAGATAAGAAAATCCTCAAGATCTGTTTGTTCAAATATCGGTGAAGGATATCGTAAACGTCAGTATGAAGCTCATTTCCTAAGTAAGGTGTCTGATTCGGATATGGAGAATACAGAAACACAAGTGTGGCTTGATTTTGCACTTGCCTGCGAGTATATCGCAAAAGAAGTATATAATGATTTCAATGAACGATCAGAAGAAATAGGACGATTACTTAATCACATGATTCAAAATCCTAAAAAGTATAAATAGAGAAAAGTCGGCAATCGGCAGTCAACAGTTGGCAAAAAAATAAGTCGGCAATCTACAGTCCACAGTCGGCAAAAAAATCAGTCGGCAATTTACAGTCCACAGTCGGCAAAAAAACAATTGCCGATTGTGGACTGCCGACTGCCGACTTTCATCTTAACAGCACCTTCATTCTATATGCATCAAGTTTTAATAGTAAAAAGAGCAAAATTGTAAATGACCACAGACTGCTGCCACCATAGCTGAAAAAAGGCAAAGGTATACCAATGACAGGGAACAAGCCGATCGTCATACCAATATTGACTACAAAATGAAAGAAAAGAATTGAAGCTACTCCATACCCGTATATTCTCACAAATCTTGACCTTTGCCTTTCAGCTAAGTACAAAATTCTCATCAGTAATGTCATAAAAAGACTGATCAATACAAAGCTCCCAATCCAGCCGTGTTCTTCCCCGATAGTGCAGAAAATGAAGTCTGTACTTTGTTCGGGTACAAAATCATATTTGGTCTGTGTTCCCTGAAGGTAGCCTTTCCCCCACATACCTCCTGAACCAATTGCAATTTTTGATTGTGTTACATTCCAGCCATATCCTAAAGGGTCTTCATTAGGATTGATTAACGCTTTTATTCTATTCTGCTGATGCGGCTTTAGGGCATGATCAAAAAGATAATCAACGCTTTTGGTTACGCCTATTGATATCATAAAGCCGATCAATATCAGACTGATCCTTTTGATCGTTTTAGGTGAAAAAATGATCGCAATTAAGGTAATAATGCCAAGTCCTATTATGAGAATAACCTGCGAGACTAATAAGGTTAATAAGCAGACTGCAATGACTACCAATCCACCAATCAGAATAGCAGGCGCCATACCTTCACGGTAAAGCACTATGGCAAAGGCGCTAAATACTAATGCTGATCCTGCATCTCCCTGGAGAGTTGTTAAAATTACCGGCAAGCCGATAATAATTGTTAGTGTGATTTGAGTTTTTAACCTTTTTAGATGATGAAAACTTAAATATTTTGCTACCGCAAACGCACAGGTAAACTTAGCAAATTCAGAGGGTTGGACTCTAATCCCTCCAAATTCAAACCATGCCTTTGTGCCATGAACTTCTTTGCCAAATAATAAAACTCCAATAAGCAATAGGATAATAAAGGCATGAATAAAATAGGCAAATGAATCATAGAAGGAGTAGTCTATCACCATAATAAGGATAACAATAATGAGTGTAGCAGCAATCAATATCAATTGCTTTCCGGAATTTTGATGAAGGTCAAAAATACTTTTCTGAACCTCTTCCTTGTACTCAGCTGCGTAAATATTAAACCATCCAAGTGTTATGAGTACCAGGAATACCAATATTGTAAACCAATCTAATTGCTTAATTATGGTATCGGATCTTTGCATTATTAAAACACAGATTACATAGATTAAAAAAGGTTATACGGATAATTTTTTACTGCAAAGTCGCCAAGACGCAAAGTTTTTAAAAAGTGTATATAAAAACTTTTTCCCCTTTGCGCCTTTGCGGTTAAAGGATCCAGGCTTATTGTGGTAAAAAGTTTCCTTCCAGTACATATTTTTCCAGCCAGCCTCTGCTGATCGTATCATTTAGATACTTTTCTATAATCAGGCTTGCAATAGGCGCTGCCCATTTGCCCCCAAAACCGGCATTTTCTATAACAACTGAAATTGCAATTTTGGGATCCTCTTTTGGTGCAAAAGCAATGAACATGGAATGGTCTTCACCATGAGGATTTTCTACTGTGCCTGTCTTGCCACAAATAGCGATATCTTTATGAACTGCTCTCCATGCAGTACCTGATAAGGCTGCCTCCATGGCATTTGTTACTATATCAAAGTAT
Above is a window of Cytophagales bacterium DNA encoding:
- a CDS encoding four helix bundle protein gives rise to the protein MATGFRNLTVYKKAFVLAMDIYYVSKKFPKDELYSLTTQIRKSSRSVCSNIGEGYRKRQYEAHFLSKVSDSDMENTETQVWLDFALACEYIAKEVYNDFNERSEEIGRLLNHMIQNPKKYK
- a CDS encoding glycosyltransferase family 39 protein, with protein sequence MTKYTVSLKWFIVSIILFHTLVIYITDSYVMDLKYPQHDEFHFIKTIALFGEEISLNNLKHYEEMSTPLPFLLYAFWGQVFGFEIYKLRIFSIIIALLTYLLYHRLFFIIFDDGKIALLASIYLVIIPYMVALSFLVYTDMLAMFFLILCCFAIVRQNPFVFAISAACALLCRQYLSFILLAGAIFYLIKYIKGKERVVLKMLISIFIAFLPFLFLIFLWKGLTPENELKNLYLGEKMNFHINFLIFYICLFCIYLFPIIVLTYKFYYQNVKILIASFVISSFYWLFPVTPAKSAIEAGFNTAGWFHRGLKWLFENQFFEHIVFNIAFFFGLPVVLYLFKDMFGKWRKNEFDLPFFLDISIIAFLLMMPFSYLVWEKYFLPIIPLASIRFLLCRYKGVELNLR
- the rodA gene encoding rod shape-determining protein RodA produces the protein MQRSDTIIKQLDWFTILVFLVLITLGWFNIYAAEYKEEVQKSIFDLHQNSGKQLILIAATLIIVILIMVIDYSFYDSFAYFIHAFIILLLIGVLLFGKEVHGTKAWFEFGGIRVQPSEFAKFTCAFAVAKYLSFHHLKRLKTQITLTIIIGLPVILTTLQGDAGSALVFSAFAIVLYREGMAPAILIGGLVVIAVCLLTLLVSQVILIIGLGIITLIAIIFSPKTIKRISLILIGFMISIGVTKSVDYLFDHALKPHQQNRIKALINPNEDPLGYGWNVTQSKIAIGSGGMWGKGYLQGTQTKYDFVPEQSTDFIFCTIGEEHGWIGSFVLISLFMTLLMRILYLAERQRSRFVRIYGYGVASILFFHFVVNIGMTIGLFPVIGIPLPFFSYGGSSLWSFTILLFLLLKLDAYRMKVLLR
- the recO gene encoding DNA repair protein RecO, whose amino-acid sequence is MLFKTRGIVLNFIKYKETSIIVKIFTEEFGLQSYIVNSVRTKNTKTGIALYQPLTLLDLVVYHKSNKSINRISEIKCNAPFKSIPYDIKKTSIALFITEILSRTVKIESLNRQKFEFLHSSIRILDELETNFENFHIIFLMRLSKYLGFEPQSAQEIVNQIHSWDKQYIDNNIQVKYDSDLINTMNNYLSSDYNYVIKSNNLIRNNIIDLLIKFYSIHIESIGKIKSLQVLREVLK